A window from Myxocyprinus asiaticus isolate MX2 ecotype Aquarium Trade chromosome 37, UBuf_Myxa_2, whole genome shotgun sequence encodes these proteins:
- the LOC127428369 gene encoding keratin, type I cytoskeletal 13-like isoform X4, translating to MSSSVRISSSHGPKTMTSKSIITKSRNVLIPQKAHSVYGGSIGGSTRISSASMHSRIGGAGGYGGYGGGYGGGYGGGYGGGYGGGYGGGYGGGYGGGYGAGMMVGGSYGGDADLIQLNEKATMQNLNDRLASYLQKVRSLEAANAKLETMIREYYAKKGPAAQRDYSAYWNTINDLKEKIKNVTINNANILLQIDNSKLAADDFRIKYEHELVMRQSVEADVANLRRLLDQTTLTKADLEMQIEGLQDELVFMKKNHLEELAAMRSQLTGTVNVEVDAAPQQDLNKVLEEIRSHYESIIHKHRGDQESWFKDRTAQLNKEVAVSTETIQTTKTEVSDLRRTLQSLEIELQSQLSMKSSLEKTLGDTEARYSAMLAGYQNHINALEAELCQMRASIEQQGQEYRMLLDIKSRLEKEIATYRGLLENQDIKTQEIGGSTSVTSVSSISSQQRTYN from the exons ATGTCGTCCTCTGTCCGCATATCGTCCTCCCATGGTCCCAAGACCATGACCTCAAAGTCCATAATCACTAAGAGTCGCAATGTTCTGATTCCACAAAAAGCCCACAGTGTTTATGGCGGTAGTATCGGAGGAAGCACCCGAATCTCTTCTGCTTCTATGCATTCCAGAATTGGAGGAGCTGGAGGATACGGAGGCTATGGCGGAGGATACGGTGGAGGCTATGGCGGAGGATACGGTGGAGGCTATGGCGGAGGCTACGGTGGAGGTTACGGTGGAGGATACGGTGGAGGATATGGAGCAGGAATGATGGTTGGAGGCAGCTATGGAGGGGATGCTGACTTGATCCAGCTGAACGAGAAGGCCACCATGCAGAACCTGAATGACCGTTTGGCCTCCTACCTGCAGAAGGTGCGCTCTCTGGAGGCTGCCAATGCCAAGCTTGAGACCATGATCCGGGAGTACTATGCGAAAAAGGGGCCAGCCGCACAGAGGGACTACAGTGCCTACTGGAACACCATCAATGACCTGAAGGAAAAG attaaaaatgtcacaatCAACAACGCCAACATCCTCCTGCAGATCGACAACTCTAAACTGGCTGCTGATGACTTCAGAATAAA ATATGAGCATGAGCTAGTAATGAGGCAGTCTGTGGAAGCTGACGTTGCTAATCTGCGTCGCTTGCTGGACCAGACAACCCTGACAAAGGCTGACCTGGAGATGCAGATCGAAGGTTTGCAAGATGAACTGGTGTTTATGAAGAAGAACCACCTGGAG GAATTGGCAGCAATGAGGTCTCAGTTGACAGGCACAGTGAATGTGGAGGTGGATGCTGCTCCTCAACAAGACCTCAACAAGGTTTTGGAGGAAATTCGTTCTCATTACGAATCCATCATTCATAAACACCGCGGGGATCAGGAATCCTGGTTTAAGGACAGG ACTGCACAGTTGAACAAAGAGGTGGCCGTCAGCACAGAGACCATACAAACCACCAAGACAGAGGTCTCAGATCTGCGACGCACCTTGCAGAGCTTGGAGATCGAGCTACAGTCTCAGCTCAGCATG AAATCGTCACTGGAGAAAACATTGGGAGACACAGAGGCTAGATACAGTGCTATGTTAGCAGGCTACCAGAACCACATCAACGCTCTGGAAGCAGAGCTGTGTCAGATGCGGGCTAGCATTGAGCAACAGGGACAAGAGTACCGCATGTTGCTGGATATCAAGAGCCGTCTGGAGAAGGAGATCGCCACCTATAGAGGCCTCCTGGAAAATCAGGACATTAA GACTCAAGAAATAG GTGGATCTACCTCTGTCACCTCTGTCAGCTCTATCAGCTCACAGCAGCGTACATACAACTAA